The Lasioglossum baleicum unplaced genomic scaffold, iyLasBale1 scaffold1028, whole genome shotgun sequence genomic interval CGCCGAATTCACGGTTCCCCGATCCGAACAACTACCAGCAACTTCTTCGCGAAACTTTTTCCGCGGTTTCTTCTCCCTTTTCTCCCGAACACCGCGTCTTTCCGATGTGCACTCTCGAATGTTTCGTGTTTTCTTCGCCGAGACGGCCACTGGAAGATTCGTCTTCTGAGTCGCACTTAACGCGATCGTTACTACTCAGACCTACCGTGCATTATACCTGGACGATTCTCGTTATGCCATCGAGGCTCTCTCCTGTCCGGATTCGAGAAAAAAGAGCGCAATTAAAAGTCTTACGAGCTTCGCCGCGATTCGGAATTTTCCTCGGTTTGTTTGAATTCTCGTTTGAGAAGGATCGctgttggaaataaaattctcttCGCCTTTCTGAAACTAGCCGTTGAATTTTTCTATGCAGGTGATCGTGACGTGCGTACCGTTCACCTTCACGGTGTACATTTTGGACTCGTGGCCGTTCGGCCTGGGTGTTCTGCAAGGTCTCCGAGTGCGTCAAAGACATCTCCATCGGCGTCTCCGTCTTCACTTTAACGGCCCTCTCAGCGGACAGATTCTTCGCCATCGTGGATCCGATGAGAAAGCTCCACGCCACCGGTACGAGCTTCGATTTCCCATTTTCCCCGTCATCTACTTCCGCAGCAGAAGTCTCCGCCGGAATCTAAAATGTTCGAGGACTTAAATAGAAGCTAAAAGCTTTCACACGTTCCTTTAACTCGATTTTATCGGTTAGAAGTAACGGCATAAGGGTAATTAAAGTTAATGAACGTTGTCCGGTCGATTTTACTTTGCGAGCCGTGTTCCAGCAACGCTCCTCCTTTCCTATGAAACGCTCCTAGCGTCGCGGCGCAATACGCTTCGAACGATGGAACGCGTGTAATAGCTTCGCCGAAGGAATCTTTACATCGGAACGTCAAACGAATTCCGCTTTCTTTCGGGGAGAAAGCTCGCAGCGAGGAAGCATATTCCGCTCGCAGCACGCTATAAAAACAAACGTCCCGACGAACGAAGGCGTCATCGACGACGTAACCCGTCCTGATTACTCCGGTTTTATTGTTCAAGGTACGGGAAGACGAGCGACGCGTTTCGCGGTGATCGTCGCCGCGTTGATTTGGCTATTGGCCATCATGTGCTCCATCCCGGGTTCCTTCTCTTACATCAGGGTTTTCAAAGTGAACAGCAACGTGAGCTTCCAAGTGAGTTCGGCCAGCTATTCCGAAGGCAATTAGCCTCGTCGTTCGACCAAACCGTTCTCCCAGGGATCCATCTATTTTTCTCGCTCCCTTTGCCAACCCCGACGTCCTTCCGCTTCCACTTCGCTGTCCTAAGTAAATTACACTCGTTTAATTGATCTTCGGAGAAGGTTTTCACCGTTTTGGTTACCGTGTTTCAAGGCGTGCTACCCATACCCTGCGGAATTCGGGCCGAATTACCCAAAGACCGTCCTGGTCTGTCGGTTCTTCATATACTACGCCGTGCCGCTCAGCATCATCGCTTTCTTCTACATCCTCATGGCCAGACACCTGATGCGCAGCACCAGAAACATTCCCGGCGAGATGCAGTGCCAGGTGAGCGCAGCAGAGTTTTCCGTTCAGTCGGTTAAAATCGGTTCAAGCGCGGGGAGGAAAGTTTTTAAATTACACACGTCTGCGCGACTCCGCGGAGAGTTCGATGGATCGATTATCGGCTCGTCTGCGCGTACGCGGAGAAACTCGTTGATTATCGTCGATGATCTCCCTTTGCCGGGTATTTCCAGTTTGACGTGCGACCAAAGACTCGTTTAAACTTTCGcgaaaatattcgatcaaagGAGCAAAGTTACATCGGTGTCCGAGAAAAGTTCTCGGTCATGGCGGGAAACTCGTTTAACGAGACAAGTAAAGCGAACGTTTATCTTAGTTGTTTTTTCTTCTCTCCCAGAAAACGGCGCGCTCGTAGTGACCGTGGACGCTGGTTTGGTTGCAGGTGAAGCAGGTGAAGGCACGGAAGAAAGTGGCGAAAATGGTGATGGCGTTCGTGATCGTATTTGCCGTGTGCTTTTTCCCTCAGCACGTGTTCATGTTATGGTTTTACATCCACCCTACCGCGCAAAGGGATTACAACGCGTTCTGGCATTGTTTTCGGATCCTCAGCTTTTGCCTGGCGTTCACCAACAGTTGCATTAACCCCATCGCTCTGTACTGCGTGAGCAGCACATTCAGGAAATATTTCGACAGGTGTGTTCGCCGGAAAAGCACGAGCCTTTTGTGCAAAGCGGAAAGCAAAAAATATACACGAATTTTTGTCGCGCACCGCGAGAATGGTCGCCAAACGTGTTCTGTCGTGTTCCGCGCGAAATCTATTTTGATTTTCCCGACCGAATATTCTCCACTTCAGGCAAATTATCGCGTtcgattgaaatgaaatatccGAGAAAAACATGGCAATCGAATCGACCACTGGTGGCCACAGGCTAACCCCTCGTTCGACCTATTTCCGCAAATCCAACGGACTCGATAAAAATTCATCGATCAACGGATACTCGTTTCGTCGCGGCGCGTAACAACGATTAATTTGCAACATATTCCGCGATTCTCTTTGAAAATCAATCCGGCTGAGCCCACGAAAAGTCAGCGCGAATCGCTGGTCGCTATGAATATTTATCGCCTGGATGGAATGGAACTCGTGGGTCTGCGaacaaacacttcgagaacttAACACCGTATTCGTATTCTATACGTATCCGAGTATCGAAGACTCGATCGCGTATGTATTTCCCGGTAACAACGGTCTCGGTATCACGCTCGTGCAACGTTACATTCCGCATTTATCACCGGAGATGCTGGAAGTTGGCGATTAGACGTGATCGTTTAACGGGGAAACCGAAGCGAGTTAACCGCCAACGCGCGTTTCTCCTTTCTTATTAACGTTAAGCAGACGGGACTAGCGTTATCGCGGACAACTAGTAGACCACAGTGGTTAAACTACCGGGAACTTGTGCTGCTGCAGGTATCTGCTTTGTTGCGTGCCGAGGCGGATCCGCAGGCGACACCGGCGCTCCTCGGACCTGAGCTCGCGGGGACGCGGCCAAAGTTTCTCGCTGATGAGCTCCAGGAGGTACGACTCTCGGCGAGGACAACGGAGCGTCATGCATCTGTCCATGCTGGGAAACGACGGGAGAACGAGCGTGCCGATCAAAGAACAGGAAACGACTATCAGCTTGACCGCGTGCCCGAACGGCGTGGAGGATAGCGTGAGGAGCCATCGCGATTCCACCACCGAACAACCGATCAGTCGCGAGTGCTCCTTGAAATCCAAGGACTGAAATCATTCAGCGTCTTTCCACGCGAACGTCGATCGCGCGTGGCTTTCCTTTAATCGTTTAAACGGAGACCAATCGCGTCGGTGGACCAGAGATATTTTAAGTTAAGCGTCAGGTTTCGTCTCCGAGTCGGTTCTCGCAGAGGCAAGTAACCATCGTCCGTCTCTCCCgtctttcgcgaatcttcgtcCAATTGTCGTTGTTTAATCTCGAATGCACCAACGTTGTGGAAACGTCGTGGAAACTAGCGGTAGGCAGACGAGCAATCTCTGAATTGCGCCATGGTTCGCGGGCACAAAGACTGCGACTGATGTACATTTAGAGCGCACTGGATTTTCTGAATAAAATACAGACGTATAATCTCCACGGTCTTCTACGCTTCTCCTTAATCTCCTCCATTCTTTCCTCCGACATTTTTCTCTCCGATAGAGAGAAATAGAAGGTCGCGGAGCGAAATGAAAGGGAACGAGGCGcgatcgatcctctaattcgatTTGCAAACCCCCGCGTACCGTCTCGCGCCATTTTCTAGCGTTATTGGGAAATGCTGGACTTTATCGCGGCAGCTGGACAAAGCTTGTTTTAAAACGCGATATAAATCCAACTTCAAGACATCACGGGGCATCGAGCATCGAGCGGTCTCTGGACAGCGGCGAATCGTTCCCTCAGGGACTCTCGCGGACGCTCCGCACGCTCTGAGCGCTCGAGGCAAGAATCCAGCTCGAAAGTCGCCGCGACTTCTGACCTTCTACATCGTAATCACTTTCCGGTTCTACGATCGTCCAGGGACCAAAGAGAAATGTCTGCTAGACATGTATTCAAACGACTACGACGACGGCACACTTATGAATTCCTATATTAGATGGAGCAAGAGGTACCAACCTTCGCTTTTCTCCTTCTCGCTCCCCGTTCCGCCATTTTCCATCGCGTTCTTCTGTTTCCGCGAGACAGAGGCTCGGAGGAATCGATTTTATCCGCGAATCTCGTTGCCCGCAGACTGGCCGAGCTGCATCAACGAACCCTGCGAATGTGTCAAGAGAACGAGTACATGCATCGCGACGACGAAGGTCCGTACTCGAATCCAACTAATTCCCAACTTCCGCTTATACGTAACGAGGTTAATGTCCGGTTCCAGCGCGATACTCGTTATTACGTTACCACCGTCCCGTGATCGGGTTATTCCCGGCGCTGCTCCAACGATGGATCATTCGATGGTTCCAGTTAAATTCCGCAACGCTTCATCGGCCGCGTTAAACGCGGAATCAAATCGACGAAACGCCGCGCATTCGCCATTCCCCGAATCAATGAAAATATCTCGTTTCGCGCACGGTTGACTCCACGATCATCCGTTTTATTTCTCGTTCCGCGCCCtccgccgccccccccccccccatccgGCGTATCGTCCTGCGACGTATGCTAATACGAACCGTCCCGCGGGAAAATGAAATTCTACGAGGCTCGCGGCGCCCGTTTCCTTCGCGCGTATTCCCGTTTCGAGCGTTTCGAGTTTCGTccgaggcagagagagagagagagagaaagagagagagagagagaaagtcctCGGCAGGGAGATACGCGATCGAACGTTCGTTTTACTTTTGATAAACGGAAACGTCGTAACGGTTTAATCCTCGAGCAGACAAACGATCTCGACAGAGAGCGAGGAGGTGAAAGCCGAGCAGGAAAGCTGCTGGAAATGCAGAGGAGACGCCGCAGACGAGAAAGCGTCCTCGTTCCCTCACATTCAAGACCTCTGTCCCGCTGACAGGAGAAGGATAGCTTTGCTGGTTAAGCAGTTAATTAAGTAAATTCCCACCCCGTTCATTCTGCCTCACCGTGCATCCGTAATTAATACCGGAAGAAGCCGCGTTTTCAGACACCCTGCCGCCATCGGCTCGCGTTGAACCAGCGACACGCTGGTACATCTCAATTTCCGTTAAGCCACGGCATAATCCGAGACGAAGGTGGTGAAAATGTCGAACGATAATGAATCTCCATTACGGCATCGTTCGGCTACTTTGTCACCCCGTTTTCTATTTCTTCCACCCCGTCGCGTCCATTTCTTCCCATTTCGTCGCATTTCGTCGTCGACCATCGGGATGAACGCGCGTTTATCGCGTATATCTCGAATAAATTAAAGCGTTCGCACGGCCGCTTCGAAAAGCTGGTAATACCGTTTGACCAGTGCAGAGAGATTTATCGGAGAAACTGATTAGAGCCAGCTATGCCTATTAAAAGTTTCGAGCGTGGAATTCGCGTGCAGCGTGTGGACGAGTCGAGATAACCCTTGGGAACGATCGCGTTATTCCGACAGTAAGCTAACAGCCATTGGTCCAGATTTTTCCCCCACGATCTGCATATTGCCGTACGAACCTCGATCTCAATTAAGATAATGGCGACTACGCTACACGACTCTCGCTCCGTCTGCGATAATAAATTACCGATCGGGAATTACGCAATTAACGCGGGCGAATTAAACGAACGTTTCGCCTGGAATTTTACACGCGACCCCGTAACTTTGTCGGGAACAGGGCAAAAAATCCGGCCAACCAGTCCTCCGGTTTCTCGCGGCAAAAGTAAATCGACCATAGCCGAGTTTTCCTTTGGCGTAAACGCGTAATAATTCCCATTGCCGCACGGACTGTTTGCAATCTCGCGAGAACAGACGACCGAGAACGGTTTTTGTCGCGCAGATGCACCAAGGAGCTGCGTGACACCAAGGCTGAGCTGACCGTCAGCGAATCCGAAAAGCAGGCGATGAGAAATCAGTACGAGAAATCACTGGACCGTCGTGAAACCGAGAAGAAGCAATTAGAATTCCAAGTAACGCTTTGCTTTCAAGTTATTCCAGCGATTTCCTCCGCATCTCTGCCCTTCCACTTTCTGTTCCCCGCACCTTTCTCACAACGCGATAAAAGAGCGCGGCGATTTAAAGCAAAATCCATCGAGATAGGAAGGCTAAAGCGGGAAAAGAAGGCGTCGATTGTGATAAACGGCGATGAGGAGAATAAGCTTCACTCATGACGGTAATATGTATCGTCGGATGGTAAAAATAGTGGTTAGACGTGGATCGAGTGATCGCGAATCTAGACGTCGCTAGATTAGGTTGGTCGACTCTAAATCAAAGTTAACCTCTTTGCTTTTACGAAGCTAAGACGTGTCGACGTGTTCTATACGTCTTTCCTTTCGGGAAAGGATCTCGTATCGCTTAAAACTCTGTGTTATCGAGCCAACGGTGTACTTAGGTTCCAGATCGTTGACGCCTTGGGCAGAAACTTGCCCCACGCTCTTTAAATTCGATGCTTAGACAGGAACCGGCGTTAAAATTCAATGGAAAAAGTTAGCCGGAAGTCATATCGCGTTTCGCCCTTAGCTGGACCAAACGCGGATCGAGGCGAAGGACTTGAAGACTCGGATTTCACATGTGCTGGAGTTGTTGACGCGACAGGTCGCCGCTCAGGAGAAACAATTCTTCGAGCTGACGGAGACGGTGAAAGACTTGGTGAGGGAGAAATGCCGATTGCAGAACGCCCTCGTGGAGAAGCAGTCGGAAAGCGACGCCCTTCAGGGCAAATTTCAAAGGACGAAGGATTTGCTGGCTGCAGAAAGATTGGAACGTAATAAAGACGTCGCGAGACGGGCTCATCAAGCTTGTCAAACCGACGAGTCCGAGACAACGGAGTAAGAACAGTTTATTAACCGATTAAAGGTCGTAGCAGACCGGATTTAATACTTCGGGGTAAACGGGCTGGAGGGAGGCAGAGTTGAATTCCTCCGTTTAAAGAAAGAGGGTATTGCGAGGGAGATTCCTGCGAGGGAAATTCATTTACGGGGTTATAGTAAGGGAAAATAAAGCTATACGGCGACTTTATGCGACAAATTGCGAGTTTGTTTGCTGCAAATAAAACGAGTCTCTGACCTGCTTCGTTTCTCGGGGTTGTTTTGGCTTTTCATTGTAAATTGCATTTTAATAGGAGCGTCCAAGAGGAATTGGACAAGGACTCCATCTCGTGTCGACAGCAGAATCTACGTATCAAGAGCAAGTACGACCTGGAGAAACCATCCTGCGAGGGTACGTTGTTGAGGGAGCTGTTCTTTAGGAAACCGGGCGTCGAGGAAACCGGAAGCTTCGGTATCATTCCGGATCTCTCGGATGTTGACTTGCAAATCAGCCCTTCCAGCCGCGTCATCTTTCATTGACCTTGTATCCAAACCTGAAACATATATTcttcgttaaaaaatttttgacCGACGTTCGAAACGATATTCGTATTTTTTCCCCTCTTTTCGAAGCAAGGTAAAACGTTCGTGTCGTTGATAGGTAAAACTAGCATTTACTGACTGATGGTAACTAGATGTAAGTTCCGAATCGATAACACAGAAGATACACGGCTAGGTTAGGGACCGTGGTAAACTCGAAGCAGGTGTGAAAAGATTTTCTTCCGTGTTAGtcgaagaaaataattattgcGTGTAAAACTGACGGTTGCTTACGAGCATTTATATAGATGCGAAATAAACTATTTGCTCAGAAAATTGCGTATTCtttattactttttaaataGAATTACACTGTGCGATAAATTTTCTGTAATATCGATAAGTGATCCTACCAATGGGTATTGCAGATTACAATTTTGGTTGAACAGTGCTATTAGTATCATCGAGTGGCAAATTTGTTAACGCTACAAAACGTTCGTATTCAATGAGCGATTGATAAATAGCGAAGGAAATTTATCAATTAGTACTAAATATCGTGGTAAATGGGATACgagattgaaataaaatttccaaAGACAAAATTTTGCTGAATTTGCACTTCTTTGTTGGTCTGTTTTATTACATCTGAATTACTTTA includes:
- the LOC143220470 gene encoding LOW QUALITY PROTEIN: neuropeptide CCHamide-1 receptor-like (The sequence of the model RefSeq protein was modified relative to this genomic sequence to represent the inferred CDS: inserted 3 bases in 3 codons; deleted 2 bases in 2 codons); this translates as MAAVGFSFIFLVPLWFLYGSSIFLGDYASTSKDSSALAKHGVKLSGDYRGSRPVYRVAVELNRTLPSLNDDPGIESSPEADLSASNFENFNPARYRAIRQHKFGEISTQEQQLHVSGERRLALSSAHLGTARKGVASRGLDKDAPVDRLRRWQRKTRAKCEERRFQLETQGTTQRSARGPRNHVQGPTTVSPFSPFPWTTRPPRRSSGLLLGIASTTRYTSISSQMNVEEEYTPYGDRPXTYIVPIVFLLILXIGLTGNGVLALTILRHSNMWNVPNIYVXSLALGDLLVIVTCVPFTFTVYILDSWPFGLVFCKVSECVKDISIGVSVFTLTALSADRFFAIVDPMRKLHATGTGRRATRFAVIVAALIWLLAIMCSIPGSFSYIRVFKVNSNVSFQACYPYPAEFGPNYPKTVLVCRFFIYYAVPLSIIAFFYILMARHLMRSTRNIPGEMQCQVKQVKARKKVAKMVMAFVIVFAVCFFPQHVFMLWFYIHPTAQRDYNAFWHCFRILSFCLAFTNSCINPIALYCVSSTFRKYFDRYLLCCVPRRIRRRHRRSSDLSSRGRGQSFSLMSSRRYDSRRGQRSVMHLSMLGNDGRTSVPIKEQETTISLTACPNGVEDSVRSHRDSTTEQPISRECSLKSKD